A region of Anopheles merus strain MAF chromosome 2R, AmerM5.1, whole genome shotgun sequence DNA encodes the following proteins:
- the LOC121603639 gene encoding uncharacterized protein LOC121603639, with protein MRLPFSHKINRLQVTMCRGLSAVLILLISLSAQLHVVVGEEAPKPEKEICGLKVGRLLDSVKGWLSVSQQEKCPLNKYCENKVQADQYNLVPLTCIRWRSLNPASPAGSLGGKDVVSKIDAAMANFKTLFEPMKADLAKLEEEVKRQVLDAWKALEPLQKEVYRSTLASGRTERAVFYSFMEMDGNVKLDNYFQPANVEELLKYAWALPMHKKQRSVYDLIGQLVQSSKSPMLETLHAVELATVVNPELENRENLLNDQVVQLRDNLYKNSFATLVSIARHFPDHFATLRQRLFKLPDGSKPGADTLPNIVNFIAQLPSDELRLSSIDLLLQSLTAENGTLVQDPEYVYRLSQLAHAMPSLVDVKAHPDLQQSVDDLMAKFNTPIDGKTFQYFQNLGISPSSAVAT; from the coding sequence TCGGCGCAACTGCACGTTGTCGTTGGTGAAGAAGCTCCGAAACCGGAGAAGGAGATCTGTGGATTGAAAGTGGGTCGCTTGCTAGACTCGGTCAAGGGATGGCTATCAGTGTCGCAGCAGGAAAAATGTCCCCTCAACAAGTATTGCGAAAACAAGGTCCAAGCGGACCAGTACAATCTAGTGCCGCTTACCTGTATTAGGTGGAGAAGCCTGAATCCCGCTTCTCCCGCGGGATCGTTGGGCGGAAAGGACGTGGTGTCGAAGATTGATGCAGCTATGGCCAATTTTAAGACGCTGTTCGAACCAATGAAAGCCGATCTAGCCAAGCTGGAGGAGGAAGTTAAACGGCAGGTGCTAGACGCCTGGAAAGCGCTGGAACCGTTACAGAAGGAAGTCTACCGCAGCACGCTTGCATCGGGTCGAACCGAACGGGCCGTTTTCTACAGCTTTATGGAAATGGATGGCAACGTAAAGCTGGACAATTATTTCCAGCCTGCCAACGTCGAGGAACTGCTGAAGTACGCCTGGGCGTTGCCGATGCACAAGAAGCAGCGTAGTGTGTACGACCTGATCGGCCAGTTAGTGCAGTCGTCCAAGAGCCCAATGCTCGAGACGCTTCACGCGGTCGAGCTGGCCACTGTGGTCAATCCGGAGCTGGAAAACCGTGAGAACCTGCTGAACGACCAAGTGGTGCAGCTACGTGACAATCTGTACAAGAATTCCTTCGCCACGCTCGTGTCTATCGCAAGACACTTCCCGGACCACTTTGCCACTCTGAGGCAGCGTTTGTTTAAACTGCCCGATGGTTCCAAACCCGGTGCCGATACGCTTCCCAACATTGTCAACTTTATCGCCCAACTTCCCAGCGATGAGCTGCGGCTTAGTTCGATCGATTTGCTTCTGCAATCACTTACGGCTGAGAACGGTACGCTCGTTCAAGATCCCGAGTATGTGTACCGTCTGTCACAGCTGGCACACGCCATGCCCAGCCTGGTGGACGTGAAGGCTCATCCCGATCTACAGCAGAGCGTAGATGATCTGATGGCCAAATTCAACACCCCCATCGATGGCAAGACTTTCCAATACTTCCAGAACCTTGGGATCAGCCCGTCCTCCGCGGTCGCTACCTAA